One part of the Canis lupus dingo isolate Sandy chromosome 14, ASM325472v2, whole genome shotgun sequence genome encodes these proteins:
- the LOC112665327 gene encoding olfactory receptor 2L13-like: MEKWNQTSNDFILLGLFPSNQTGLLLLSLIIFIFIVASVGNSAMIHLIRLDARLHTTMYFLLSQLSLMDLMYISTTVPKMAFDFLSGQKGISFLGCGVQSFFFLTMACSEGLLLSSMAYDRYVAICHPLQYTVRMSKTVCVKMIIGSWILGSINSLAHTVYALHIPYCRSRAINHFFCDVPAMLALACIDTWAYEYMVFVSTSLFLLFPFLGITASYGWVLFAVYHMRSKEGRKKAFTTCSTHLTVVTFYYAPFVYTYLRPRNLRSPAEDKILAVFYTILTPMLNPIIYSLRNKEVLGAMTRQFGIFSAKKQKTLWINMLDLLTQVPPKWFDDSTKKSAGD; encoded by the exons ATGGAGAAATGGAATCAAACttcaaatgatttcattttgttgGGGTTGTTTCCCTCAAATCAAACTGGCCTGCTTCTCTTGTCCCTCATTATCTTCATCTTCATTGTCGCCTCAGTGGGTAACTCAGCCATGATTCATCTCATACGCTTAGATGCCCGGCTCCACACCACAATGTACTTCCTCCTCAGCCAGCTCTCCCTCATGGACCTAATGTATATCTCCACCACTGTCCCAAAGATGGCATTCGACTTCCTGTCTGGCCAGAAAGGTATCTCCTTCCTGGGATGTGGGGTGCAAAGCTTCTTCTTCCTGACCATGGCATGTTCTGAAGGTTTACTCTTGTCCTCCATGGCCTATGACCGTtatgtggccatctgccaccCTCTCCAGTATACTGTCCGCATGAGTAAAACCGTGTGTGTGAAAATGATCATAGGATCTTGGATTTTGGGGTCTATCAACTCCTTGGCACACACTGTCTATGCCCTCCATATTCCTTATTGCCGGTCCAGGGCCATTAATCACTTCTTCTGTGATGTGCCAGCCATGTTGGCCTTGGCCTGTATAGACACCTGGGCCTATGAGTACATGGTTTTTGTGAGTACaagtctctttctcctctttcctttccttggcATTACTGCTTCCTATGGATGGGTTCTTTTTGCTGTCTACCACATGCGCtcaaaagagggaaggaaaaaggccTTCACAACCTGCTCAACACATTTAACTGTAGTGACGTTTTACTATGCACCTTTTGTGTACACCTACCTGCGGCCCAGGAATCTCCGCTCACCAGCAGAAGATAAGATCCTGGCAGTCTTCTACACCATCCTCACCCCCATGCTCAATCCCATTATCTACAGCCTGAGGAATAAGGAGGTTCTGGGGGCTATGACAAGACAGTTTGGAATATTCTctgccaagaaacaaaa AACATTATGGATCAATATGCTTGATTTGCttacccaagtgcccccaaaatgGTTTGACGACTCAACCAAGAAGTCTGCAGGGGACTGA